Genomic segment of Candidatus Krumholzibacteriia bacterium:
CACCCGCTGCGACGTTCTCTGGAAACTCGCGCGGTCGAACATCGACTGCGGAATGGTTGCGCCGCGCGACGACAGGCCCCGGTGGTTCGCTTCCAGCGAGCGGCTGACGCGACGGTGCGTCTCGTTGTACCCCGACTCCTCGGAGGCGCATTTCTTTCTGGCCGTTGCCATCGGCCAGATGACCAAGGTGGTGGGCAACAAGCGCCGCATCGAGCTTTCCAGGGAGGTCAAGGGTGAGGCGGAGACAACGCTCTTGATCGATCCAGCCCACGCCGGCGCCATGCATATCCTGGGGCGGTGGAACTACGAGGTGGCGGGCCTGGGATGGTTCTCGAAGATGGCCGCAAAGATTGTCTACGGCGGTGTTCCACCCGGTGCAAGCTACCAGCAGGCGAAGGAGTGGTTCGAGAACGCCATCGCCGAGCGGCCCGATATGCCG
This window contains:
- a CDS encoding tetratricopeptide repeat protein gives rise to the protein MAAFIVIPPALTTPIARDATLATAMRDGDAAFRVFDNETARLCYERAFAIDSTRCDVLWKLARSNIDCGMVAPRDDRPRWFASSERLTRRCVSLYPDSSEAHFFLAVAIGQMTKVVGNKRRIELSREVKGEAETTLLIDPAHAGAMHILGRWNYEVAGLGWFSKMAAKIVYGGVPPGASYQQAKEWFENAIAERPDMPLNHLWLGETLIKLDDYAGARQALQVCLDLDDVLWDDSHTKAQARKKLHDIQGRK